TCTTGATGGAAGTTATATTACGGTCCATGGTAATATGGTAATAAAATCATGTATTTGCGGCTCCGcctttaggcaatgcctaagaATCTAAATATTTATCTTATTAAACAGCAATGGTTGGGAGTGGACACCGATGGTGTTGCTGTGATGCGATTTTAATTTTACATTACTGTGTGTATAAATATGGCCAAAAAGTAATTAAAGGCCAAGAAAAAATTTAGAAATCCACCGAAAGCAGGTAAATTCAAGGAGTGATGTGGTCAGATAAGCACAGATTCCATAAAGTaatacattattattattattattattattcagaGCATAAACTCATTAGCGACAAGACTCCTCCAGGTCTTTCCATTATTTGTTTGAGCTACTGTACGTAGCGTTTACAACGCATAAGCGTGGGCCAAAATGCGACTAGAGTCATTCAAGGAGACTTTATCATAGAGGAAATATTTGATTATTCCAGCAACATTCTTTTAGGCTGGTAAAGAACCGACACTCttcaatatattttatagGCTATGAAAAAATTCATATCGTTACTTGAGTAATTAAAAGGTAAATAGATAAAGGCCCTTTTATAGGTAACGTACTAAGGTCAAAAATCGTAAAATACTTCAGCAAATGCgctttttgatttttcaaaaGGTAATAAATTTGTACAGCAAGTTTCCTCCAACCAATTACGATTTCTTCCAAAGGAAAATAGGTTGCCATGGGGATTGGAAACAACAACAGAACGACTCTGCAGGAAAAAGATGTATACAAGAATTCCACTCGATATCACTCGCATTGTCATCAGATTTTTCTATAGCACTAGTCACGGAACGAGTAGCCCCCGAAATACGATTTGAGCCAAGCGAAAGGGCTCTTTCGCTTGGCTTAAATGGTTATAACCGCCAAGCTCGttagcctctggtacccagggtacccccgacaaaatataaatataaaaaaatatcctgtGGATACCGGATACCCATagaaaacttttttatttattattattgaaatgAGTAATCAATATGCAACAAAAAGCTGTTTCCTAGCGTTgccaataaaatatttagttTTAATTTACTGCTCTTCAGCCGTGAACGCTTTCCCTCAAATGACAAATTCAACAATGTTTATTACTCGGTAGTAGTTGATTTGAGAAGTTGACCTATAGGATCAATAAACAACACTGACAGCGAGAGCATTCCTGCTTTGgacatccccccccccaagtacCAGATCTGGGAGATCTATCAGACCAAGAGCACAGGAcgattttatcttttattaggACAGTCCCGTgcagtaaaatataaaattgtcCTGCGTGATATGGACTAGTAATATGGAATGCTAAGATAGATATAGGTATAGATACAAACTCTTTAGTGTTTCAAAACGCCACAAGGCCACatttgggtttttttttacaataaagtGTTTTATTACAAAAATTATTTCTTGGTTGTTTTTCATTGCAGGATTTGTTTATATGTATCTATATATTATGGAATTTTAAAGAGAATGAAGTAGGGGGTTGGGTCAAACAAGTTTGGTTTCTCCCGGGGGGTCAACAAAGTTTTAATGTTGACAAAAGGGAGGGTTGTACATAAAATTCAAGTGGAGTGGCGCCGAATACCGACCCTCCCCCGGccataaataataaacactCCCTAAGCCGATCACTTTAacatcaggcccgtacccaggatttttcttgtgGGGGTGCAACATTCGAAAAAGCAGACCTAATTTTccgagggggagggagagtggaggggtggagtTTCccgataaaaatctgaccacccagaaatgaataaaagaaacgaatttttttatgccattaCGGTTTTCTTTTTCGGATTTTTGTACTAAAAAGGTTTGACATATATATAATgatataccagagtgatctagaatgcctttttttatctGGTTATGCATTGTTTTGCCTACAAGTAGCACATCTATTGCCGACTGAGTGGATTTTCTGGAGTTCAGGTACAGGCCTGAACATTCCCGCGAAAATGAAGATATAAAGAGTCGCAGTCTTCGCATCTTCGTTTGCCAGTTTCTCCCGTTTTACCCTCGAGGATAGGATTCACGCTATCCACAAAGTACAACTATTGCTATTCCTTGAACTTCTGTTTTAGTACGCGAAACAGGCGCCTAAACCGATGAGacgaagattccttaatacgCGTTTCCTTAAACTCCTTCAAGTTTTTGTCATAAAGCACTCTGGGTAATTCTGTCATAAAGCACTCTGGGTAATTCTGTCGTAAAGCACTCTGGGTAATTCTGTGCGGCTTGAGCAATCCTTTAATTTTCATCAAGCGTCGTCTCCACTACAACTCAATCtgtggccgccattttgactCCTTGCACCAGCATAGTAACAACCTGGCACTAGAATTTGATTGGCTGTTACTTATGACATGGCGATCATAACAATCCTAATCAATGTTAGCTCgatcaaaaaaaatttgaCCTCGAATCTCCTACGATCGTGCTGATGATGAGCGTGAAGTGCCTAATGACTTCGCGTCCCCGCTTGAGTCATAAGAAACATAACGCCCGATGCTTATGACTCTTACGACTCTAACAACACTAGTGGGGACTAGGCTTAAGCGCGGCTGCAGTAGCCGTGCTGCACGGCAAAAGCACGACCGATTCAAACGTCGAGCTTCTGATGTGCCGAAccaaataacattttttttctccatttTGTGCAATTTTACCACTCACAGCGCGAATCAACGTCGAACCTAATGTATTTGTGTCGATACAAATAGACGATTAGATTTGGCACGGCaggagcgcgacgtatgaaCTGGGCCTTATTACCGGCATGATGAGTCGGAAAGGAATCGGAAACAAACAACAGGAAAAAACAGCAGTTTTCATAAAATTTATTAGCAGCATAATTTCGAATATTCTATCTACAGTAAATTGAACAATTTGAAAAGTTGACattgcaaaatattttttttgcttctaggACAGAACATTTCTAAATATCATTGATTTGTTTGCCTGTGCGTGATAGGAATACCCAGAGTTCCTGGCGTGCTTGAATATTACGTGACGATCTAGGATACAAGCTTTGTGGGTGAAATGTGACACAGACCAGTTTACTGGGCTTCATAAAGAGTACCACTTtactttatacatttataTACTAGCTTTCATAAAACAAGAACGTCAGacaaattatcctatagctATAGTTAATACAAGAACgctattttaaaatgtttcttcatcAAAACAATGCACGAACTACTCCAAATCACGCCAGGAAACATCGTTCAAATTTTCATTAAACTCTTTAATTTAGTTACAGGTTCATATCATTTCTGATTTCTATTTAAAATTTCCCACTCAACATTAACCCATTTAAGTCGCGAACTCTCAGACTAGCGTTCACTGTCTATCTTAATCACAGTTTTTATAGAGGTCGCTTTACGAGTAAAACCTAATTAgaatcaaaattaaaaaccaGCTTCtaaaaagattttaaaataatttcctGCTTTAATCCTGTCTGGTCATGCTgaaacgacaacaacaacaacaaacaccaataaatatatttctatttatttttatatgtcTGAAACCCTAGCGCTGTTTTCAAATCTCGAAACATTGAATGGCGCTGTGTAACCGTAGCCTCTTGATTGTCCGCGACAAGCCGACAAGCCCGAGCCCTAACCTAACATTGTTTTAGATGAATTCTCAGACAAAGTATACTTGTTCCCGTGACTAAGGAGCCCGAACCTAACATTGTTTTAGATGAATTCTCAGACAAAGTATACTTGTTCCCGTGACTAAGGAGTCGAATATTTCCGTCATTTAACAAACATTTGATCGTAGAAGGGGTTTAGTCAAATTAATACCAATACGGAAGAAAGTGAAAAAAGAGGTTTATCACCAGCGGAAAGAagtgaaaaaaagtttttttatcagagGGGGAAAGGAGCGAAAAAAGAGGTTTATTACCAGCGGAAAAGGAGTGAAAAAAGAGGTTTATTACCAGCGTAAAaggagtgaaaaaaaaaaaggtttattacCAGCTGAAAATAGGTGAAAAAAGAGGTTTATTAACAGCGGAAAAGAAGTGAAAAAAAAGAGGTTTATTAACAGCGGAAAAGGAGTGAAAAAAGAGGTTTACTACCAGCGGAAAGGAgtgaaaaaaggtttttttttgtttttagcgCCGTCAGACGGGGAAAGGAGTGAAAAAAGAGGTTTATTAGCGGCGGAAAAGGAGTGAAAAAAGATGTTTATTACCAGCGGAAAGAAgtgaaaaaaagtatttttatcaGCGCAGTCAGAGGGGGAAAGGAGTGAAAAAAGAGGTTTATTACCAGCGGAAAAGAAGGGAAAAAATAGGTTTATTACCAGcggaaaagaagagaaaaaagagaTTTATTACCAGCGTAAAAGGAGTGAAAAAAGAGGTTTATTACCAGCGTAAAAGGAGTGAAAAAAGAGGTTTATTACCAGCGTAAAATGGGTGAAAAAAGAGGTTTATTAACAGCGGAATAGAAGTGAAAAAAGAGTTTTATTAACAGCGGAAAAGGAGTGAAAAAAGAGGTTTACTACCAGCGGAAAAGGAGTTACAAAATGAAGTTTATTACTAGCGTAAAAGGAGTGAAAAAAGAGGTTTATTGCCAGCAGAAAAGGAGTGAAAAAAAGAGAGGCTTATTTGTAACGGCTCGTATACGTACCAGTATGTAGAGCGTAAGGGGGTAGACCGCTGTCCATAGTCAGACGTCTTCTCGCGGGAGATGGCCGTACTTCGGGTCCCGATCCACCCACCCAGATGGGGTTGGTTGCGCGATAGGCGGTTCTGGGTCGAGCAAGCTCTTCCATACGCGGTGAAAGCACAGAACTCTCCATTGTCCTCGACCTGGAAacagaagggggaggggggaagttAATGTGTgataaattcattttttttgtaatgtaTTATAGTGCAAATAAAGTAGAACCCCGCCAACTAGAACTCTGAAGGGAAACCCAGACTCTCAGAAGCTTCATTACCAGAACCATGACAACTAACCACAGCAGAAATCATGATTCCTGTGAGTTATTCTTACCTAGATGCCGTTCTTGGTCTTTGGGGCTGGGTGTCtagaagtgaaaaaaaaaacatcgtaAAGACATCCTCTTCCGACACAGTACGGTCTTaccacccccccctcccctcacagTATAGTTTTATCCTCAACTCTCCTCCCCCTTAGACTCCATCCTTCTCCTTCTCTCCATCCTAGCCAAGTACAGCGGGCTCACATAAACGGCTGCCAACGTTAACTTACTTTTGTTTTCCTCTAAGTAGAACCAGTCGCATTTCCGCTGGTATCGCACAGGAGTGGAATTGCGCGGTGACTCCGGCATCTTTAGGAGGTCTACATTTAGAAATATCACGTGACTCATCGATATGTTTACagtgacaacaacaaaaaagctgTTCGGAGGGGACGGGGAATCCTGACATTGCAGCAGTATATAGCAAATACTTCACAGAATAAACAGAAAGCACGGCTTTACCCCGGTGTAAATACCATTCCAAAACGACACCTTTATATTCagctctgttttcatcatTATCAGACAAGAGAAGCTTTGTGCCGCAACTCGTGCACGATAGACCTAGGGCAACATCCGAGACCACCCAGCGTCAAGACTTCACCATGGAGGAACAGCCGAGACCAACCAGCGTCAAGACATCACCATGGAGGAACAGCCGAGACCAACCAGCGTCAAGACATCACCATGGGGGAACAGCCGAGACCACCGAGCGTCAAGACATCACCATAGAGGAACAGCCGAGACCACCCAGCGTTAAGACATCACCATGGAGGAACAGCCGAGACCAACCAGCATCGAGACATCACCATGGAGGAACAGCCGAGACCACCTAGCGTCAAGACATCACCATGGAGGAACAGCCGAGACCACCCAGCGTCAAGACATCACCATGGAGGAACAGCCGAGACCACCCAGCATCGAGACATCACCATGGAGGAACAGCCGAGACCACCGAGCGTCAAGACATCACCATGGAGGAACAGCCGAGACCACCGAGCGTCAAGACATCACCATGGGGGAACAGCCGAGACCACCCAGAATCAAGACATCACCATGGAGGAACAGCCGAGACCACCGAGCGTCAAGACATCACCATGGAGGAACAGCCGAGACCACCCAGCGTCAAGACATCACCATGGAGGAACAGCCGAGACCACTCAGCATCGAGACATCACCATAGAGGAACAGCCGAGACCACCGAGCGTCAACCAGGATAGTGGGAAAGCGAAACCGTGGAACAGGGGAACTATGAATAGAATGCTGCTTTGACCAATCACATGCGAGACTTGCGATTCAGGAACGTGCCTCGACAAGCCTCAGCGCCTGAATTCTCGCTTGTGATTCGTCAGAAGACAGTAAACAAGCCACACATATTGTTGGTGTTCATGTGGTTTCACAGATTGCGCCGTAACGTTTATCTCATCTCGAGTGAATAACGTGTCCATCAAGGTCTACCATTTTGCTACGCCCTCCCCTTCCTGCATCCTATACGAAGAACATTTAATACGTATAATTAAGCATCTACCATCGGCCATCGGTGAACCGTGTATGGTTATCATGCTTAGGGTTTTCACATTTTATGCAATACACCATTACCCGAATGGCCTCCTCGCTTGGCCGTCTTGATGAAGTCCGTGTCTCcgttttttatttgcagtctGTTATAGTTTCTGTGCACACGGGCACTCGCTGGTGTCGAGTTTTCTGGAGTTAGAATTACAATTATGTTGTACGGTGTTATgattttattccatttattCTCTACACACACGTTAGTACACGTTTATGGTATTAACATTAATTAGCAATTAACGTCGTTGTCGCCTCTCTAAAGATCGTTAAAGTGATAGATTGTTGCATAAATAAATCAGTCTGCTTTCAAACACAGGACGGGAAGACGCTTGGACAGACATCAAATAACAAAGGAACGGACGGAGGGACGGACACGTATTGTCATCGCTTGTTTTTACCTCGTCGCGTTATTCAGTGTGTTGCTTACCTCTCTTATAGGTGTCCTTATTATCTACGGTATCATCATTGAACCATTTGCCCGTCTGCTTCGCCACTTCGACAGCAGCAGTAGACGGCTTGTGCTCTTTGATTGCTAATAAATCTACAACATAAAAAATTGTGGAAACATTAACTTCCCAAAAGTTATCCAAGCTTTCTTGGGGGACATCTCGAAATTCAACAATGAACAATTTCTTTTGTCAGCAATTTTGTGTTCTATTGTTATTCATGGCGCACTAACCCTCCGCAAACGTACTCTTGACGAGATCGCTCTGCCAATGCGCTCatgaataagaaaataatacaCGATGGCCGACAAAAGAAATTGTTTGCTGTCAAATTTAGTGATGTTTCCCCAACAGAACTTTTGGAATGTTGTTTAGAATGTCTTTTCTTATCATTTAACAATAAAATTGTTTGTATTGCAATTACTTTTGGGTTCAGCTATAAATTTTcgtagattgactggactaagATATACAGGCGTCGCACGAGCTCGTACCTTTGTGCCCGCCGTCCTTTGCGGTCTTGATGTAGCCCGTGTCTGTCTGTTTGGCACGTGACCTTGGCGTCTGTACAGGCCGGGGACTGGAGTTCAAGCTCTCGTGCTGGTACCAGTCCCCACCGTTCTTTTTCACTTTTACCGGTCGAGGTGTCGGCTTATGCTCCTCTATGGCGAGTAaatctgagaaaaaaaataaaataaaagagggTTATTTTTGTGATGAACGAGCCGTCTATATTATTCGAGGAGTAATCCGTCATTGATACTCTAAACGGGTGTAAACATACATTCACAAACGTCCACGCGCGAGGATCGCGTGGACGGCTGGATGTCTGAGCGTGACGATAATACATCGccattttattgttgttggttCTTGAttgcttctttttttaatCGCGCAGGCCCCCTCCTAGTCCCCTTCGCAGCCGTTCTGGACACGGCGACGCTTGAGCACTAAGCAccgcctagcgtgacgagttAGCCCAAGTAACTGAAGCAccgcctagcgtgacgagttGGCCCTAGTAACTGAAGCGCCGCGTAGCGTGACGAGTTAGCCCTAGTAACTGAAGCgccgcctagcgtgacgagttGGCCCTAGTAACTGAAGCGCCGCGTAGCGTGACGAGTTAGCCCTAGTAACTGAAGCGCCGCGTAGCAAGCTAGCCCTAATAACTGAGGCgccgcctagcgtgacgagttAGCCCTAGTAACTGAGGCgccgcctagcgtgacgagttAGATCTTGTAACTGAGGCgccgcctagcgtgacgagttAGATCTTGTAACTGAGGCgccgcctagcgtgacgagttAGCCCTAGTAACTGAGGCGCCGCGTAGCGTGACGAGTTAGCCCAAGTAACTGAAGCAACTCCTAGCGTGACGAGTTAGATCTTGTAACTGAGGCGCCGCCTAGTGTGACGAGTTAGCCCTAGTTACTGAAGCgccgcctagcgtgacgaTTTAGCCTTAGTAACTGAGGCGCCGCGTAGCGTGACGAGTTAGATCTTGTAACTGAGGCgccgcctagcgtgacgagcTAGCCCTAGTAACTGAAGCGCCGCGTAGCGAGCAAGCCCTAGTAACTGAGGCGCCGTCTAGCGTGACGAGTTAGCCTTAGTAACTGAGGCGCCACCTAGCGTGACGAGTTAGCCCTAGAAACTGAGGCGCCGCGTAGCGTGACGAGTTAGCCCTAGTAACTGAGGCGCCGCCTCAATGTTGCTCTCAATGCTAGAAGGCGCTACACACAGACATTGTTCAAAAGATTTTGTAAAAATCCACCTTGGAATCCTAATGACAGCTGGTTTTGTCGCTCCTAGCAAGCGAACGTGAAGATCTTTTAATCCAGTCATGGGATTAGTTCCCAAGGGCCAAGGTGAGCATGAACCGGAAATAGTCATGTATCGTGTTCGCCTTGATTATCAGGTATCGTGTCACTGGCGATCGGGGTCGTATTCCTTGCGAGATGACTACCGCGGTTTCCGTGAGACTTTACAAATGTAACAAATAGGAGTATTATGCAACAACCTCCGTATCAACTAGCTCCAAGAAATGTAATAAGGGGGCACTGCTCCTGATCATCTCCTTATTCTAATATTAGGGCGAGGGCACTCGACAGAGATTGCGATTCCTCATTGAAAGCGACAAACAACAAGGTTTGGCGTTTCGATCGCTGGGCATGCATTGAAATATATTTGCTGAGTTTCGTTGTGGTTTCTGGAAGCTAGCTCATACGGAGCTTGTTGTAGAATCTTCTATTTGTGAAGTCTGTCACGAGAACCGTGGGATACCGGAAGTCTTCTCGCAAGAAATAGGAGACCAATTGTAATAATACTGCTGTAGCTATGCCATGTTTTgtagtaaaattattatttattagcGAGAAAAAGtaaaactcttctaatctCGAGTCTCGGCCCTTAGCCTCGAGTCGGGGTTTACCCAGACTCAGTCCATCCAGTCCACGTGAACAGAACATGATAATCACGCATCACCCCGGGGGTTCACATACTAGCAGATCAATGTTATTATGTGCCATTACAGGTTTGATCACTTGTTCGGTGACCGCCACACTGTAAACGTCACAGCTCTATTTTTCTCTCTCATCCAACATGGGTCATGATGAGCTGAAGCGAAAAATATCTGATGCGATCATTTATACCATCTCTCGAGCGCTGTCGTTCAATGAAGAGCAAACTGATGAACCTAGCGCTAACAAGTCACTTCCAAATTGCGTCGGTACCAGGATTTCCGAGTTAGATAACCCGGTAATTCTAAAGATATTCTCGTATCTTTCGCGTGCGGACCTTCTAAAGGCCGCTGAAGTTTGCAAGCGTTGGCACGAGCTATCCTTTGATCGGAGCCTGTGGAGAAATGTAGACCTGAAAGGTTACTGTAAGACGCTGATGCAGGGGGAGCGCATCACTGAAGTCACGGAGAAATACCTGGTTTCCAATGTAGTGGCGCTAGACCTTAGTGGCTTCATGTTGACTGATAGTATACTAGGGACTCTAGCGAATAACTGCCCAGAACTACGCAAGCTTGTCGTAAAATCAGTCAACTTTCAGACGCAAGGGAAGGAAAAGGAAGTGCTATTTCCCAAGCATTTAAAATTCCTAGATATGCGCTATTCTCATGGAAGTCTGCAGATCTACAAAGCCATTACGCGCTGCTTGCAAGACATAAAGTGGCTTGGAATCTGCGACGGATTTATTCTCGCGCTAAAATGCGATGGCTCAAATTTATCTGATGTTTTGCGTGACTTGCGCAGTATTGAGAAGCTCGACATGAGCCACTGCAAGTTGGCCACCGACGCAGTACTGGCGGCCCTCTCGACCTCTGAGCGACTTCGAGTTCTCAACTTACGCAAGTGTCAAAATATACAGGGCGAAGCACTAGAGGTTCTTATTCCCAACCTACAAAGTCTGGAGACCCTTATCCTGGATGGGACAAGCATCGATGATGCCTGCATAGCAAAGGTCCCCTGGGAACAAGCTGGATTAAGATATTTAGAGCTTGGTTGGTGTCATTTCATCTCAAGTGATGGTCTCTCGACACTTTTTCCTAAGGTCGCCCAAATGGTCAACCTAGAATACCTAGGGCTTTGCCGAGTAGGAGATGGTAGATCCTTAACAGACAAAAACTTGATTCAACTCGCTAACCACCTCAATTATGGCATTTGCACCAATCTTAACGCAATAAACTTCAGCATGTGCGATTCAATCACAGACTTTGGGCTCCGCGCTTTTGTAAGGAAATATCCTAAATTGAGCGCAGTAGACGCGACCAATTGCGCGGGAGTGCGAGTATTTTCCAGCGAGTTCGACTCCAGTATGCCCTACGGGAGAAAAGCTAGCTTGAGTGATACCAGGATGGACGAAAATAACGACGCGTATACACCCCGTCGCAGGACCGGGAGCAGGGGGTCGTTCTCGGCTACTCAGTTCGCGTTGTCCAAGTATGCACTCGAGACGCCACTCTGATCGAAAACGCGCATTGACGGGAGACTTGTCAAGTTACTGCGGGAAATAGCGAGAGAAGCAGAAAATAGGCA
The sequence above is a segment of the Nematostella vectensis chromosome 2, jaNemVect1.1, whole genome shotgun sequence genome. Coding sequences within it:
- the LOC116619915 gene encoding uncharacterized protein C7orf57 isoform X1, whose amino-acid sequence is MAGKTKSGEWLQPVGPLKLTTTPRLSNILSQDPSDSPPVPDTPRSRIRDNDTDFVKIAKGGGHKDLLAITDHKPTATPKQYKKNGGDWYTTENNNNDLPQTPRSKVKQSDTAFLKTAKEGGHKDLLAIEEHKPTPRPVKVKKNGGDWYQHESLNSSPRPVQTPRSRAKQTDTGYIKTAKDGGHKDLLAIKEHKPSTAAVEVAKQTGKWFNDDTVDNKDTYKRENSTPASARVHRNYNRLQIKNGDTDFIKTAKRGGHSDLLKMPESPRNSTPVRYQRKCDWFYLEENKNTQPQRPRTASRSRTMESSVLSPRMEELARPRTAYRATNPIWVGGSGPEVRPSPARRRLTMDSGLPPYALHTA
- the LOC116619915 gene encoding uncharacterized protein LOC116619915 isoform X2 produces the protein MAGKTKSGEWLQPVGPLKLTTTPRLSNILSQDPSDSPPVPDTPRSRIRDNDTDFVKIAKGGGHKDLLAITDHKPTATPKQYKKNGGDWYTTENNNNDLPQTPRSKVKQSDTAFLKTAKEGGHKDLLAIEEHKPTPRPVKVKKNGGDWYQHESLNSSPRPVQTPRSRAKQTDTGYIKTAKDGGHKDLLAIKEHKPSTAAVEVAKQTGKWFNDDTVDNKDTYKRDLLKMPESPRNSTPVRYQRKCDWFYLEENKNTQPQRPRTASRSRTMESSVLSPRMEELARPRTAYRATNPIWVGGSGPEVRPSPARRRLTMDSGLPPYALHTA
- the LOC5515527 gene encoding F-box/LRR-repeat protein 2, with the protein product MGHDELKRKISDAIIYTISRALSFNEEQTDEPSANKSLPNCVGTRISELDNPVILKIFSYLSRADLLKAAEVCKRWHELSFDRSLWRNVDLKGYCKTLMQGERITEVTEKYLVSNVVALDLSGFMLTDSILGTLANNCPELRKLVVKSVNFQTQGKEKEVLFPKHLKFLDMRYSHGSLQIYKAITRCLQDIKWLGICDGFILALKCDGSNLSDVLRDLRSIEKLDMSHCKLATDAVLAALSTSERLRVLNLRKCQNIQGEALEVLIPNLQSLETLILDGTSIDDACIAKVPWEQAGLRYLELGWCHFISSDGLSTLFPKVAQMVNLEYLGLCRVGDGRSLTDKNLIQLANHLNYGICTNLNAINFSMCDSITDFGLRAFVRKYPKLSAVDATNCAGVRVFSSEFDSSMPYGRKASLSDTRMDENNDAYTPRRRTGSRGSFSATQFALSKYALETPL